One Kitasatospora viridis genomic region harbors:
- a CDS encoding DUF6230 family protein, giving the protein MDEMPEGRTHWRRALLVALPALLAAGGIGSALAGGALASGLLIQSGAIQLTTSSLYGTHYAAALVDQPYETATGTTGTAHPLRMGFANGLLNGLCLAQQQQFLGATYTLMITLGDGNPGTWEITTQNTVLDLRTATGVLDMDGLVDLNINGPDVTTITGANGVPVPNPLLSPENRFGIQAGYAKFDQVTATVDDLQVPGLLTTPGLTISVHPGTVSCPPPPAPTGTPGTP; this is encoded by the coding sequence ATGGACGAGATGCCCGAGGGCCGGACCCACTGGCGGCGCGCCCTGCTGGTCGCCCTCCCCGCCCTGCTCGCGGCCGGCGGCATCGGCAGCGCGCTGGCCGGCGGCGCGCTCGCCAGCGGACTGCTCATCCAGAGCGGCGCGATCCAGCTCACCACCAGCAGCCTCTACGGCACCCACTACGCCGCCGCCCTGGTCGACCAGCCCTACGAGACCGCCACCGGCACCACCGGCACCGCCCACCCCCTGCGGATGGGCTTCGCCAACGGGCTGCTGAACGGCCTCTGCCTGGCCCAGCAGCAGCAATTCCTCGGCGCCACCTACACGTTGATGATCACCCTGGGCGACGGCAACCCGGGCACCTGGGAGATCACCACCCAGAACACCGTGCTCGACCTGCGCACCGCCACCGGCGTGCTCGACATGGACGGCCTGGTCGACCTCAACATCAACGGCCCGGACGTCACCACCATCACCGGCGCCAACGGCGTGCCGGTGCCCAACCCGCTCCTCAGCCCCGAGAACCGCTTCGGGATCCAGGCCGGCTACGCCAAGTTCGACCAGGTCACCGCGACCGTCGACGACCTCCAGGTCCCGGGCCTGCTGACCACCCCCGGCCTGACCATCTCGGTCCACCCGGGCACGGTCAGCTGCCCGCCACCCCCGGCCCCGACCGGCACCCCGGGCACGCCGTGA